GGTTGCTGCCAAAACTTCTCCAACCCTTCGCGGACGCGCTGCGCATCTAGCGGCGTACCGAGCAATTCAAATCTGTACATGTGTGGTACCTGGCATTTTGCGGAGATGATGTCCCCCGCCACGCAGTATCCCGCACCAAAGTTAGTGTTCCCGCCCGAGATGACTCCCCGGATCAGAGAACGATTGTGTTCATTATTGAGAAACTTGATGACCTGCTTAGGGACAGCTCCCTTTGCGTTTCCCCCACCGTACGTGGGAACAATCAAGACGTACTCATCATCGACCACCAGCGGTTCTTCCGTCGCGCGGATAGGAATACGAACTGCTGAGAAGCCCAGCTTTTCCACGAACCTC
The DNA window shown above is from Changpingibacter yushuensis and carries:
- the nrdI gene encoding class Ib ribonucleoside-diphosphate reductase assembly flavoprotein NrdI; this encodes MPKIVYFSSTTNNTKRFVEKLGFSAVRIPIRATEEPLVVDDEYVLIVPTYGGGNAKGAVPKQVIKFLNNEHNRSLIRGVISGGNTNFGAGYCVAGDIISAKCQVPHMYRFELLGTPLDAQRVREGLEKFWQQPR